One window from the genome of Leptolyngbyaceae cyanobacterium encodes:
- a CDS encoding type II toxin-antitoxin system RelE/ParE family toxin — translation MDETDKPLVWLHGEVKTPPFSQEARIETGVLLRRLQQGENLGLPHSRPMPSIGTHCHELRVRDAEKNWRIIYRIDEDAILILEVFNKTTRTTPASVIDTCQKRLSKYDKDVED, via the coding sequence ATGGACGAAACAGATAAGCCGTTAGTATGGCTGCATGGGGAAGTTAAAACTCCTCCTTTTAGCCAAGAAGCACGCATAGAAACAGGTGTTTTGTTGAGACGGTTGCAGCAGGGCGAAAATTTAGGGTTGCCTCACTCAAGACCAATGCCAAGTATTGGGACACACTGCCATGAACTACGGGTTCGAGATGCAGAGAAGAACTGGAGAATCATCTACCGCATTGATGAAGATGCAATTTTAATTCTTGAGGTGTTTAACAAAACAACGAGAACAACACCCGCCAGCGTTATTGATACCTGCCAAAAACGACTGAGCAAGTATGACAAAGATGTGGAGGACTAG
- a CDS encoding helix-turn-helix transcriptional regulator produces MEEAKRKKLEDKGWNVGTVSEFLDLTPEEVTFIEIKLALSRYLKERRHKSMTQRELADKLHSSQPRIAKAENGDASVSIELLIRAMLATGATPQEIGQVIAQVG; encoded by the coding sequence ATGGAAGAAGCTAAGAGAAAAAAATTAGAGGACAAAGGTTGGAATGTTGGAACTGTCTCCGAATTTCTAGACCTTACTCCAGAGGAAGTAACATTTATTGAGATTAAGCTTGCACTTAGTCGTTATCTGAAAGAACGGCGACACAAATCAATGACTCAAAGGGAACTTGCAGATAAATTACATTCAAGCCAACCTCGTATTGCTAAAGCTGAGAATGGAGATGCTTCAGTGTCTATTGAATTGCTAATTCGGGCGATGTTGGCGACAGGTGCAACCCCTCAAGAAATCGGGCAAGTTATTGCACAAGTGGGTTAG
- a CDS encoding PIN domain-containing protein — translation MSKFLIIDTCVWIGLAGEPKLYSLLEALNNNIQATDFILILPESVKIEFDRHRTNIKSNWKNKCKGFIGQIKQIIKHFPDHENELLKIHNLVQDTLARCDINIEDNLKLVDSIFLLATVVNNCSDSMLSEAARRVFQRIPPALKPQSSSVGDCLLWLSILEMLKKGEVWFCTDNKHDFSRLNAESLPHEYLDKEAFSTNTKGMFNYFIDPDKFIKKISPSSEELPRYSDYVEHDLHPYFRYALDRDAWMKPITCPSCKAVAAIPYLYSTGYRYVCANCGSASSFFPADDPFL, via the coding sequence ATGAGTAAATTTCTTATAATTGACACATGCGTATGGATTGGACTTGCAGGAGAACCCAAACTTTATAGTTTGCTTGAAGCTCTAAATAATAATATTCAAGCAACGGATTTCATTCTAATACTTCCTGAGTCTGTAAAGATTGAATTTGATCGTCATCGAACCAATATAAAATCAAATTGGAAAAATAAGTGTAAAGGATTTATTGGTCAAATCAAGCAGATCATAAAGCATTTTCCTGATCATGAAAATGAGCTTTTAAAGATTCATAACCTTGTTCAAGATACACTCGCAAGATGTGACATAAATATTGAGGATAACTTAAAGCTAGTTGATAGCATTTTCCTACTAGCAACAGTAGTTAATAATTGCTCTGATTCAATGCTTTCGGAAGCTGCTAGAAGAGTTTTTCAGCGTATACCTCCCGCTTTAAAGCCTCAGAGCAGTAGCGTAGGCGATTGTTTACTTTGGCTATCTATACTGGAAATGCTAAAAAAGGGAGAAGTATGGTTTTGTACAGATAATAAACATGATTTTTCTCGTCTTAATGCCGAAAGCTTACCGCATGAATATCTAGATAAAGAGGCTTTCAGTACTAATACCAAAGGTATGTTTAACTATTTTATCGATCCAGATAAGTTCATAAAAAAAATCTCTCCCAGTTCTGAGGAGTTGCCTCGCTATTCAGATTATGTAGAACATGATCTACATCCATATTTTCGTTATGCCTTGGATAGGGATGCGTGGATGAAGCCAATAACTTGTCCTAGTTGTAAAGCGGTAGCAGCTATTCCATATCTTTACAGTACAGGCTATAGATACGTTTGTGCTAATTGCGGAAGTGCATCATCTTTTTTTCCTGCTGACGATCCATTTTTATAG
- a CDS encoding element excision factor XisI family protein, translated as MKLLSQLVKFAKLSIASMNPPNPLPKEIEPCLKHLVEMGVPREDIMLGLQPPDKRQYWSYGI; from the coding sequence ATGAAACTACTCTCACAGCTAGTGAAATTCGCGAAATTATCGATCGCTTCAATGAACCCACCGAACCCCCTGCCCAAGGAGATTGAACCATGCCTTAAACACTTGGTTGAAATGGGTGTTCCCAGAGAAGATATTATGTTGGGTTTGCAGCCTCCTGACAAACGGCAGTACTGGTCATACGGCATCTGA
- a CDS encoding type II toxin-antitoxin system RelE/ParE family toxin: MTDAPSIQILVTPDFQGQLRKLAKRYRNIRSDLQPLFDDLESGNCPGDRISGTTYTVFKVRVKNSDIQKGKSSGYRVIYQLRDNICILLVTLYSKSDETTLTASEIREIIDRFNEPTEPPAQGD; this comes from the coding sequence ATGACTGACGCTCCATCCATTCAAATCTTAGTTACCCCCGATTTTCAAGGACAACTTCGCAAATTAGCCAAACGGTATCGCAATATCCGGTCCGATCTACAACCGCTGTTCGATGACCTCGAAAGTGGTAACTGTCCTGGCGATCGAATTTCTGGCACGACCTATACTGTTTTCAAAGTCCGCGTCAAAAATAGCGACATTCAAAAAGGCAAAAGTTCAGGCTATCGAGTCATTTATCAATTGCGAGACAACATCTGCATTCTGCTTGTCACGCTCTATTCCAAATCCGATGAAACTACTCTCACAGCTAGTGAAATTCGCGAAATTATCGATCGCTTCAATGAACCCACCGAACCCCCTGCCCAAGGAGATTGA
- a CDS encoding UPF0175 family protein codes for MQITIDLPDNLSLTESDLRREVAIALFQQKILLIEQAAQVIAMDVDDFYQILVDRGILTSPSDPDDDPNELILAHLRISLQQAKEGNLKPVSELWDGIDD; via the coding sequence ATGCAAATTACCATCGACCTGCCGGACAATCTATCCCTCACAGAATCAGATTTGCGCCGAGAAGTTGCGATCGCTCTCTTCCAGCAAAAAATCTTGCTCATCGAGCAAGCGGCTCAAGTCATTGCGATGGATGTAGACGATTTCTATCAAATCCTCGTCGATCGAGGTATCCTCACCTCCCCAAGCGACCCTGACGACGACCCCAATGAACTCATCCTTGCCCATTTGCGGATCTCGTTACAACAAGCCAAAGAAGGCAACTTGAAGCCGGTCTCTGAACTCTGGGACGGCATTGATGACTGA